In Pongo abelii isolate AG06213 chromosome 5, NHGRI_mPonAbe1-v2.0_pri, whole genome shotgun sequence, a single genomic region encodes these proteins:
- the HSF2 gene encoding heat shock factor protein 2 isoform X1: protein MKQSSNVPAFLSKLWTLVEETHTNEFITWSQNGQSFLVLDEQRFAKEILPKYFKHNNMASFVRQLNMYGFRKVVHIDSGIVKQERDGPVEFQHPYFKQGQDDLLENIKRKVSSSKPEENKIRQEDLTKIISSAQKVQIKQETIESRLSELKSENESLWKEVSELRAKHAQQQQVIRKIVQFIVTLVQNNQLVSLKRKRPLLLNTNGAQKKNLFQHIVKEPTDNHHHKVPHSRTEGLKPRERISDDIIIYDVTDDNADEENIPVIPETNEDVISDPSNCSQYPDIVIVEDDNEDEYAPVIQSGEQSEPARESLSSGSDGSSPLMSSAVQLNGSSSLTSEDPVTMMDSILNDNINLLGKVELLDYLDSIDCSLEDFQAMLSGRQFSIDPDLLVDLFTSSVQMNPTDYINNTKSENKGLETTKNNVVQPVGSEEGRKSKSKPDKQLIQYTAFPLLAFLDGNPASSVEQASTTASSEVLSSVDKPIEVDELLDSSLDPEPTQSKLVRLEPLTEAEASEATLFYLCELAPAPLDSDMPLLDS, encoded by the exons ATGAAGCAGAGTTCGAACGTGCCGGCTTTCCTCAGCAAGCTGTGGACGCTTGTGGAGGAAACCCACACTAACGAGTTCATCACCTGGAGCCAG AATGGCCAGAGTTTTCTGGTCTTGGATGAGCAACGATTTGCAAAAGAAATTCTTCCCAAATATTTCAAGCACAATAACATGGCAAGCTTTGTGAGGCAACTGAATATGT atGGTTTCCGTAAAGTAGTACATATCGACTCTGGAATTGTAAAGCAAGAAAGAGATGGTCCTGTAGAATTTCAGCATCCTTACTTCAAACAAGGGCAGGATGACTTGTTGGAGAACATTAAAAGGAAG GTTTCATCTTCaaaaccagaagaaaataaaattcgtCAGGaagatttaacaaaaattataagtaGTGCTCAGAAGGTTCAGATAAAACAGGAAACTATTGAGTCCAGGCTTTCTGAATTAAAAAG TGAGAATGAGTCCCTTTGGAAGGAGGTGTCAGAATTACGAGCAAAGCATGCACAACAGCAACAAGTTATTCGAAAG attgTCCAGTTTATTGTTACATTGGTTCAAAATAACCAACTTGTGAGTTTAAAACGTAAAAG GCCTCTACTTCTAAACACTAATGGAGCCCAAAAGAAGAACCTGTTTCAGCACATAGTCAAAGAACCAACTGATAATCATCATCATAAA GTTCCACACAGTAGGACTGAAGGTTTAAAGCCAAGGGAGAGGATTTCAGATGACATCATTATTTATGATGTTACTGATGATAATGCAGATGAAGAAAATATCCCAGTTATTCCAGAAACTAATGAGGATGTTATATCTGATCCCTCCAA CTGTAGCCAGTACCCTGATATTGTCATCGTTGAAGATGACAATGAAGATGAGTATGCACCTGTCATTCAGAGTGGAGAGCAGAGTGAACCAGCCAGAGAATCCCTAAGTTCAGGCAGTGATGGCAGCAGCCCTCTCATGTCTAGTGCTGTCCAGCTAAATGGCTCATCCAGTCTGACCTCAGAAGATCCAGTGACCATGATGGATTCCATTTTGAATGATAACATCAATCTTTTGGGAAA ggttGAGCTGTTGGATTATCTTGACAGTATTGATTGCAGTTTAGAGGACTTCCAGGCCATGCTTTCAGGAAGACAATTTAGCATAGACCCAGATCTCCTGGTTGAT CTTTTCACTAGTTCTGTGCAGATGAATCCCACAGATTACATCAATAATACAAAA tctgaGAATAAAGGATTAGAAACTACCAAGAACAATGTAGTTCAGCCAGTTGGGTCAGAAGAGGGAAGAAAATCTAAATCCAAACCAG ATAAGCAGCTTATCCAGTATACTGCCTTTCCACTTCTTGCATTCCTCGATGGGAACCCTGCTTCTTCTGTTGAACAGGCGAGTACAACAGCATCATCAGAAGTTTTGTCCTCTGTAGATAAACCCATAGAAGTTGATGAGCTTCTGGATAGCAGCCTAGACCCAGAACCAACCCAAAGTAAGCTTGTTCGCCTGGAGCCATTGACTGAAGCTGAAGCTAGTGAAGCTACACTGTTTTATTTATGTGAACTTGCTCCTGCACCTCTGGATAGTGATATGCCACTTTTAGATAGCTAA
- the HSF2 gene encoding heat shock factor protein 2 isoform X2 yields the protein MKQSSNVPAFLSKLWTLVEETHTNEFITWSQNGQSFLVLDEQRFAKEILPKYFKHNNMASFVRQLNMYGFRKVVHIDSGIVKQERDGPVEFQHPYFKQGQDDLLENIKRKVSSSKPEENKIRQEDLTKIISSAQKVQIKQETIESRLSELKSENESLWKEVSELRAKHAQQQQVIRKIVQFIVTLVQNNQLVSLKRKRPLLLNTNGAQKKNLFQHIVKEPTDNHHHKVPHSRTEGLKPRERISDDIIIYDVTDDNADEENIPVIPETNEDVISDPSNCSQYPDIVIVEDDNEDEYAPVIQSGEQSEPARESLSSGSDGSSPLMSSAVQLNGSSSLTSEDPVTMMDSILNDNINLLGKVELLDYLDSIDCSLEDFQAMLSGRQFSIDPDLLVDSENKGLETTKNNVVQPVGSEEGRKSKSKPDKQLIQYTAFPLLAFLDGNPASSVEQASTTASSEVLSSVDKPIEVDELLDSSLDPEPTQSKLVRLEPLTEAEASEATLFYLCELAPAPLDSDMPLLDS from the exons ATGAAGCAGAGTTCGAACGTGCCGGCTTTCCTCAGCAAGCTGTGGACGCTTGTGGAGGAAACCCACACTAACGAGTTCATCACCTGGAGCCAG AATGGCCAGAGTTTTCTGGTCTTGGATGAGCAACGATTTGCAAAAGAAATTCTTCCCAAATATTTCAAGCACAATAACATGGCAAGCTTTGTGAGGCAACTGAATATGT atGGTTTCCGTAAAGTAGTACATATCGACTCTGGAATTGTAAAGCAAGAAAGAGATGGTCCTGTAGAATTTCAGCATCCTTACTTCAAACAAGGGCAGGATGACTTGTTGGAGAACATTAAAAGGAAG GTTTCATCTTCaaaaccagaagaaaataaaattcgtCAGGaagatttaacaaaaattataagtaGTGCTCAGAAGGTTCAGATAAAACAGGAAACTATTGAGTCCAGGCTTTCTGAATTAAAAAG TGAGAATGAGTCCCTTTGGAAGGAGGTGTCAGAATTACGAGCAAAGCATGCACAACAGCAACAAGTTATTCGAAAG attgTCCAGTTTATTGTTACATTGGTTCAAAATAACCAACTTGTGAGTTTAAAACGTAAAAG GCCTCTACTTCTAAACACTAATGGAGCCCAAAAGAAGAACCTGTTTCAGCACATAGTCAAAGAACCAACTGATAATCATCATCATAAA GTTCCACACAGTAGGACTGAAGGTTTAAAGCCAAGGGAGAGGATTTCAGATGACATCATTATTTATGATGTTACTGATGATAATGCAGATGAAGAAAATATCCCAGTTATTCCAGAAACTAATGAGGATGTTATATCTGATCCCTCCAA CTGTAGCCAGTACCCTGATATTGTCATCGTTGAAGATGACAATGAAGATGAGTATGCACCTGTCATTCAGAGTGGAGAGCAGAGTGAACCAGCCAGAGAATCCCTAAGTTCAGGCAGTGATGGCAGCAGCCCTCTCATGTCTAGTGCTGTCCAGCTAAATGGCTCATCCAGTCTGACCTCAGAAGATCCAGTGACCATGATGGATTCCATTTTGAATGATAACATCAATCTTTTGGGAAA ggttGAGCTGTTGGATTATCTTGACAGTATTGATTGCAGTTTAGAGGACTTCCAGGCCATGCTTTCAGGAAGACAATTTAGCATAGACCCAGATCTCCTGGTTGAT tctgaGAATAAAGGATTAGAAACTACCAAGAACAATGTAGTTCAGCCAGTTGGGTCAGAAGAGGGAAGAAAATCTAAATCCAAACCAG ATAAGCAGCTTATCCAGTATACTGCCTTTCCACTTCTTGCATTCCTCGATGGGAACCCTGCTTCTTCTGTTGAACAGGCGAGTACAACAGCATCATCAGAAGTTTTGTCCTCTGTAGATAAACCCATAGAAGTTGATGAGCTTCTGGATAGCAGCCTAGACCCAGAACCAACCCAAAGTAAGCTTGTTCGCCTGGAGCCATTGACTGAAGCTGAAGCTAGTGAAGCTACACTGTTTTATTTATGTGAACTTGCTCCTGCACCTCTGGATAGTGATATGCCACTTTTAGATAGCTAA